A region from the Salicibibacter cibarius genome encodes:
- the yidC gene encoding membrane protein insertase YidC produces the protein MKKKHIAGLFVILMTGVLLSGCGLDRAPITSESEGIWDHFFVFPLSWLMIQTAEIMQGSYGLAIMVMTVVIRLLLLPLFLKQHKSSKAMQKLRPEIEQLRTQYDMKNPEEQRKMQQEMMSLYQKSGVNPLAGCLPMVIQMPILMAFYFAIVRTEEIATHSFLWMDLGNPDAYMIMPLLAGFGMFLQMQLSTRNMPTEVAGQMKIMLYIMPIMIVGAGFALPSALSLYWFTGSIFMMVQTWLIHRNERKMERSDQTVSEAD, from the coding sequence TTGAAGAAAAAGCATATCGCAGGATTATTCGTCATTTTAATGACCGGGGTCTTGCTTTCCGGTTGCGGGCTGGATCGCGCGCCGATCACTTCGGAAAGCGAGGGCATCTGGGATCATTTTTTTGTTTTTCCGTTGTCTTGGTTAATGATCCAAACGGCAGAAATAATGCAAGGGAGTTATGGATTGGCGATTATGGTTATGACAGTCGTCATCAGGCTTTTGTTACTCCCGTTATTTTTAAAACAGCATAAAAGCAGCAAAGCGATGCAAAAACTCCGTCCCGAGATCGAGCAGTTAAGAACGCAATATGATATGAAAAACCCTGAAGAACAGAGAAAAATGCAACAGGAAATGATGAGTCTTTACCAAAAAAGCGGGGTGAATCCGCTCGCGGGTTGCTTGCCGATGGTCATCCAAATGCCGATATTAATGGCTTTTTATTTCGCCATCGTCCGCACGGAAGAAATCGCGACGCATAGTTTTCTATGGATGGACCTTGGCAACCCTGACGCTTACATGATCATGCCTTTACTTGCTGGTTTCGGCATGTTTTTGCAAATGCAATTAAGCACCCGTAACATGCCTACGGAAGTAGCCGGCCAAATGAAGATCATGCTTTACATCATGCCGATCATGATCGTAGGTGCAGGGTTCGCGTTGCCTTCCGCATTGTCGCTCTATTGGTTTACGGGAAGCATTTTCATGATGGTTCAGACGTGGCTGATCCATCGCAATGAACGCAAAATGGAGCGTTCCGACCAAACCGTAAGCGAAGCTGACTAG
- a CDS encoding response regulator transcription factor, with protein sequence MSYTIYLVEDEENLSEALQAYMEKEGWTVKLFQDGDKAQESVEERPHLWVLDIMLPGTDGYQILKTIREVQGDIPVIFISARDQDLDRVLGLEMGSDDYISKPFLPQELIIRVKKLLTRVYGSESEENKTVDLNDYTIDPEARTVVDEQNDRQVVDLTTKEMDLILLLTVQVGKALSREDIIEEVWGENYYGSERAVDDVVRRVRKKMPRVHLETLYGYGYRILSS encoded by the coding sequence ATGAGTTATACGATTTATCTCGTTGAAGATGAAGAAAACTTATCAGAGGCACTACAGGCATATATGGAAAAAGAAGGCTGGACGGTCAAGCTGTTTCAAGATGGCGATAAAGCACAGGAATCCGTCGAAGAACGGCCACATTTATGGGTGCTTGACATTATGCTCCCGGGGACCGATGGTTATCAAATTTTAAAAACGATTCGTGAAGTCCAGGGGGATATACCGGTTATTTTTATTTCTGCCAGAGACCAAGATTTGGATCGGGTACTTGGATTGGAAATGGGGAGCGACGATTACATATCCAAGCCGTTTTTGCCGCAAGAACTGATTATTCGTGTCAAGAAATTGTTGACGCGTGTGTATGGTTCCGAATCCGAAGAAAACAAAACAGTTGACTTAAATGACTATACGATCGATCCGGAGGCTCGAACGGTCGTTGACGAACAAAATGACAGACAAGTCGTTGATTTGACGACAAAAGAGATGGACCTGATTTTGTTACTGACGGTCCAAGTAGGCAAAGCCCTTTCCCGCGAGGATATTATCGAAGAAGTATGGGGAGAGAATTATTACGGTTCCGAACGGGCGGTGGATGATGTCGTGCGGAGGGTGCGAAAAAAGATGCCTCGCGTCCACCTGGAAACATTATATGGGTATGGGTATAGGATTCTTTCGTCATGA